The proteins below come from a single Bactrocera dorsalis isolate Fly_Bdor chromosome 5, ASM2337382v1, whole genome shotgun sequence genomic window:
- the LOC105227438 gene encoding peritrophin-48, translating to MSSRRWYYELTALLISSFVIGVYSDTYEACENKPNYAFIASNTSCRHYIYCAGDESYEGECADGDYFNELLQTCDPEHLVTCQLYNTNSSSPSSMQTAPTQAAMTAPANSTFSSTVIASSSSAPTQTTTSQTSSDNTNTTSALSESIATSVAPPVKEGAIAIIISTECPLTDNPNQMIFVPHPKTCSDYFICYRGQQMAMHCSSMLHFNSNTGKCDYAENVRCQTVFSNPREQCQLHTTDLYPHETNCNYFYSCRNGYLLLQQCPFKYGWDFERRACTALQQASCYNRRIMQ from the exons atgtctagTCGTCGATGGTATTATGAACTCACCGCGCTTTTGATCAGTTCCTTCGTAATCGGTGTTTATAGCGATACCTATGAGGCATGCGAAAATAAACCAAATTACGCATTTATAGCCAGCAATACGTCTTGTAGACATTACATATACTGTGCTGGTGACGAATCCTATGAGGGCGAATGCGCAGATGGCGATTATTTTAATGAACTATTACAAACGTGTGATCCCGAGCATCTTGTCACCTGCCAGCTCTACAACACAAACAGCTCCAGTCCCAGCTCCATGCAAACGGCACCAACCCAAGCTGCAATGACCGCACCGGCCAATTCAACATTTTCTTCTACAGTAATAGCATCCAGCTCGTCAGCACCAACACAGACTACGACCAGTCAGACGAGCTCCGATAACACGAACACCACAAGTGCGCTAAGTGAATCTATTGCAACTTCAGTGGCTCCGCCCGTAAAGGAGGGCGCTATAGCCATTATAATATCAACCGAGTGTCCGTTAACGGATAATCCAAATCAAATGATTTTCGTGCCACATCCGAAAACTTGCTcagattattttatttgttatcgTGGCCAACAAATGGCCATGCACTGTTCTTCTATGCTACATTTTAATTCCAATACCGGGAAATGTGATTATGCGGAGAACGTTCGGTGTCAG ACTGTTTTCAGCAATCCAAGAGAGCAATGCCAGCTACATACGACCGATTTATATCCTCATGAAACGAATTGTAACTACTTCTATTCCTGTCGCAATGGCTATCTTTTGCTGCAGCAATGCCCCTTTAAATATGGCTGGGACTTTGAACGACGTGCTTGTACGGCGCTTCAGCAAGCAAGTTGTTACAACAGAAGAATAATGCAATGA